CCAACATTCGAGAAGTGGATGCAATCGTCCACGTTGTCCGCTGTTTTGAAGATGACGATATTGTTCATGTAGAGGGCAGCATTGATCCGAAGCGTGATATTGAAACGATTAATGTGGAATTAATTCTTTCGGATTTGGAAGTCTTGGACCGCCGAATTGATAAGACCCAGAAGATGATTAAAGCAGATAAAAAATACCAGATTGAACTTGACTTTTTTAAACGGGTCAAAGAAGCTTTAGATGCTGGAAAACCTGCACGCAGTGTCGAATGTAACGAAGATGAAGCGGCGCTTCTTTCCACCGTCAATCTTTTGACCAATAAACCAATTATCTATGCTGCCAATATGAGTGAGGCGGATTTTAAAGCTGATATTCATCAGAATCATTTCCTTGCAGAAGTCGAAACGATTGCAAATGAGGAGCATGCGGCGGTATTGCCGATCTGTGCAGAGATGGAAGCAGAAATGGGCGATATGGAGCCTGACGAAAAAGAGTTGTTCCTTGCGGATTTGGGGTTAAAGGAATCTGGGCTGGATCGTCTGATTCGCGCCTGCTATTCCCTCTTAGGCTTGATCAGCTTTTTGACTGCCGGAGAACCCGAAGTTCGTGCATGGACCATTAAAAAAGGAACAAAAGCACCGCAGGCTGCGGGAAAGATTCATACGGATTTTGAGCGTGGCTTTATCCGTGCCGAGATTGTTTCTTTTAAAGATTTGGTGGAGTGTGGTTCCATTGCCGCGGCAAAAGAGAAAGGTCTCTACCGCAGTGAAGGCAAAGACTATGTGATGCAAGACGGAGATGTAGTCCTTTTTAGGTTTAATGTTTAAGGAATTCTTTTTTTGGCAATTCTTTTTGAGGAAAAGAAAATTTTTCTTTTCTTTAGAATTTGCATAAATCAAAATGAAATTAGGAGGTAATTCGTATGGAATTCAAAGGAAGTAGAACAGAAGCAAATCTGGCGGCTGCATTTGCCGGCGAGAGTCAGGCACGTAATAAATATACTTACTATGCAAGCCGGGCAAAAAAAGATGGATATGAGCAAATTGCAGCCATCTTTGAAGAAACAGCCAATAATGAAAAAGAGCATGCAAAACTTTGGTTTAAACTTCTTCATAATGGTGAGATCCCGGATACCATGACCAATTTGGCCGATGCGGCTGCCGGTGAAAATTACGAATGGACCGATATGTATAAGCATTTTGCAGAGGAAGCTGATAAAGAAGGTTTTGCGCAAATTGCACAGACGATGCGTGACATTGCGACGGTTGAAAAATCACATGAGGAGCGCTATCGCAAGCTGCTTTCTAATTTGAAAGAGGATATCGTTTTCAAATGCGACGAAGAAACAGTCTGGGTATGTCGGAACTGTGGTTATATTTATGTTGGCAAAGAAGCTCCAAAAGTATGCCCTGCTTGTAAGCATCCACAAGCTTATTTTGAGCGCCGCGCAGTTAACTATTAATTGATAAATTGAATTTTTAATCTTACAAAACTTACAAAAACCGGCAAACCATTTTTGGCTTGCCGGTTTTTCTTGTATTTCCATGAAAAAACAGACAGAAAATTAGCACTAAATTTGTGAATATTTAATCCAATGTCCCATTTTTGGGACATGACCCCAAATTGAAAGAATAAATGTTCGAATAATTATTGCGCTTGTCCGCAGAAGCTCATAGAATAAAAAGAGGAGAGAAAATTTACCCGACCGAGAAATTCAGGAAAGCGAGTGGATAAACGAATGGATTATTTAGCATTATCAAACGAATACTTAGGCGAGGCCCAAAAACTGAAGGAGGCAATCGTACCGATTAAAAATCGACTGAAACAGAAAAGGCTTGGCTTTGAAGAAACGATTTTTCTGCAGCGGCGGCAGGCAATGCTTTATCAGATGTATCTGGAGTGCCGGTTTACCGGTCTCTATTTGAAAAGGCATTACGCATGAGGACAAAGCTGCTTAGTCTGGAGGCCCTAAAAAAGGGAATCGCAGCACAGGAGCCGGAACAGGAAGACCCCAGAAGAGAAAGGCTTTGTCAAACAGTAAAACTTGCGATGGAGGAGGAACTGACTGAGCGGCAGAGAGAATGTCTTTGGCGCCGATGTGAGGGTGAAGCAATTAAAAAGATAGCGGAAGATCTGGAGATTACACCGCCGACAGTCGAAAAACATATCGGCGCAGGTTTGCGCCGTCTACAGCGGATTTTTCGCTATTATCCTTTCTAGGAAATTCGACTTTTTAGAACAAGAAAGGCGGTAGACAAATTGTGTAAACAAGGCTATAATGAAAACAATTCTAATTTGTTAAAAAAATACAAAATTAATTTTGGAGTGTGAAACTATGAAGTCTAAAAAGATTCTCGCAGCCTTAATGGCGGGTGCAGTGGCGCTTTGCAGTTCAGGCTGTACGATCGGAGGGGACAAGTCCTGGTGTGCAAAATCGGGAGATACCCAACTTCCGGCAGGCGTTTATATTTATGAACTTTTCAGTGCTTATAATCAGGCAAAAACAAAGGCGGGATATACCACCTATATGGATATGAAAGCCCAAACAATTGATGGCAAAGATGCATTTACATGGACGAAAGATACCGCTAAGAATAGCATTAATCAGATCTTTGTCATTGATGATATGATGAAAGACCTGAATCTGACCCTTTCTGATGATGATAATAAAACAATTAGCACGGAGATGGACTCTGCTTGGAATGGCTCTTCTTCCAATGCAGGCTATGGTTCCACCTTGGAGAAATATAATATTGCAAAGTCGTCTTTCCAGATTGCCTATGCTGAATATTATGTCAAGTATGAGAAGGTCTTTGAAGCAATCTATGGACAAGGCGGAAGCAAAGAAATCAGCGCAGACGATCAGAAGGCATATTTTGAAAAGAACTTTGCTTCTTTTGAGATGGTTCCTGTTTCTCTTTATAGCATGGATTCCTCAACCGGATCTTACAGTGTTATGAGTGATGATGATAAAGCAA
This genomic window from Caproicibacterium sp. BJN0003 contains:
- the rbr gene encoding rubrerythrin; translated protein: MEFKGSRTEANLAAAFAGESQARNKYTYYASRAKKDGYEQIAAIFEETANNEKEHAKLWFKLLHNGEIPDTMTNLADAAAGENYEWTDMYKHFAEEADKEGFAQIAQTMRDIATVEKSHEERYRKLLSNLKEDIVFKCDEETVWVCRNCGYIYVGKEAPKVCPACKHPQAYFERRAVNY
- a CDS encoding LuxR C-terminal-related transcriptional regulator: MRTKLLSLEALKKGIAAQEPEQEDPRRERLCQTVKLAMEEELTERQRECLWRRCEGEAIKKIAEDLEITPPTVEKHIGAGLRRLQRIFRYYPF
- the ychF gene encoding redox-regulated ATPase YchF; this translates as MKLGIVGLPNVGKSTLFNAITNAGAQSANYPFCTIEPNIGVVAVPDKRLNWLSDLYHPKKFTPASIEFVDIAGLVKGASKGEGLGNKFLANIREVDAIVHVVRCFEDDDIVHVEGSIDPKRDIETINVELILSDLEVLDRRIDKTQKMIKADKKYQIELDFFKRVKEALDAGKPARSVECNEDEAALLSTVNLLTNKPIIYAANMSEADFKADIHQNHFLAEVETIANEEHAAVLPICAEMEAEMGDMEPDEKELFLADLGLKESGLDRLIRACYSLLGLISFLTAGEPEVRAWTIKKGTKAPQAAGKIHTDFERGFIRAEIVSFKDLVECGSIAAAKEKGLYRSEGKDYVMQDGDVVLFRFNV